The genomic window TGTGGCTCGTGCTTCTGCCATCAGGAGAAAAATTTAATTATCCTCTTAGGTTTGCCCACTCCTTTTACCCGTGGATGAATTGGTAATAATGTTAGTATGACTACTGATTCTCAGTTTAATGATCGTTGTCGGTGGCAAATTCCAAGAGATTTACCAAATGAGATGGCAAAGCATACCAATGAAGCAACGGGTGCTATGGATATGGTGAAGCGCGATCGCTTTGAATTATTGAGTGCGTATCTAGATGGTGAGGTGACAGCAGCAGAACGTCGGCAAGTAGAAGATTGGTTAGCCAATGATGCCTCAGTTCAACGCCTGTACACCCGACTACTGAAGCTAAGGCAAGCCATGCGGACAATGCCAGTGCCAACTGCCCAAACCACCCCAGAAACGGCAGCCA from Nostoc sp. UHCC 0870 includes these protein-coding regions:
- a CDS encoding anti-sigma factor family protein, which produces MTTDSQFNDRCRWQIPRDLPNEMAKHTNEATGAMDMVKRDRFELLSAYLDGEVTAAERRQVEDWLANDASVQRLYTRLLKLRQAMRTMPVPTAQTTPETAANQVFERINRRSRIKWAFGGAAIAACMIGALSSWLPNRESGILQLAQQQVQPIQAAPKSEPLPMIALNNPVMEIPKAATSSPEKLINQPPSGLREVIPNIN